The Neovison vison isolate M4711 chromosome 5, ASM_NN_V1, whole genome shotgun sequence genome includes a region encoding these proteins:
- the COPZ2 gene encoding coatomer subunit zeta-2: protein MQRPEAWPRPHPGEGAAAAQAGGPAPPGRAGEPAGLRLQEPSLYTIKAVFILDNDGHRLLAKYYDDTFPSLKEQMAFEKNVFNKTSRTDSEIAFFGGMTIVYKNSIDLFLYVVGSSHENELMLMSVLTCLFESLSHVLRKNVEKRWLLENMDGAFLVLDEIVDGGVILESDPQQVIQKVNFRADDGSLSEQSVAQVLQSAKEQIKWSLLK, encoded by the exons ATGCAGCGGCCGGAGGCCTGGCCACGTCCGCACCCGGGGGAGGGGGCCGCGGCGGCCCAGGCCGGGGGCCCGGCGCCGCCCGGCCGAGCCGGGGAGCCGGCGGGGCTGCGG TTGCAGGAACCTTCCCTCTACACCATCAAGGCTGTTTTCATACTAGATAATGATGGACACCGCCTCCTGGCCAAG TATTATGATGATACATTCCCCTCCTTGAAGGAGCAGATGGCCTTCGAGAAAAATGTCTTCAACAAGACCAGCCGGACTGACA GTGAGATTGCATTTTTCGGGGGCATGACCATCGTCTACAAGAACAGCATTGATCTCTTCCTGTATGTGGTGGGCTCCTCTCACGAGAATGAG CTGATGCTTATGTCCGTTCTCACCTGCCTGTTTGAGTCCCTGAGCCACGTGTTAAG GAAGAACGTGGAGAAGCGCTGGTTGCTGGAGAACATGGACGGGGCCTTCTTGGTGCTGGACGAGATTGTGGATGGCGG CGTGATTCTGGAAAGCGACCCCCAGCAAGTGATCCAGAAAGTGAATTTTAGG GCAGATGACGGCAGCCTGAGCGAACAGAGTGTGGCCCAG